The following are from one region of the Chloracidobacterium sp. genome:
- the bamA gene encoding outer membrane protein assembly factor BamA, whose translation MASPVLANSDTIKNANPLPETVAARQQVIESVDIQGNRRLRDDDLIYYIKSRPGDVYDPVALERDLRELLSLNFFDKTATRVLTTPGVRGGVNVIFEVREWPIIRDLVFTGMKAVTESDVLKAFREQRAGISKEAIYDPVKARSATRILRELLASKGYPNAKVNIKEEEVSATSIALTFEVEQGNRSRIIDIVFEGNEKFKDGELRTALQLVKETGLISRFKGQDILDMRKLQYDLQKNVRSYMFSKGYFQARIGEPVVEGLGVKRTSFLPFIVLPIPIISTKDDTLRIVVPVTEGRIFRVGELKVEGNSIFSEQQILSYIGLRSGEIADGKRLQDAVYEDLKKVYGGQGFVNYNAEFEPNFKDNPTNAAEGIVDITITIEEGKQFSLRRLEFTGNTFTRDRVMRREFLINEGDIYNQNYLEISIARLNQTQYFDPIDKDQDVEIRTDEEQGDVDLIVKIKEKGRQQISFNGGISGVGGSFFGLEYSTNNLAGRGEILSFNVGAGNRQQSLQFTYQEPYFRNRPISVGFSLFASRYKFFGEGTFLTQNQDILNDLFDPLGQVQTDESNLFTQSTYGATVFATAPLSELFFKKRRFTQFSRVGLTYQFSTTSIEDPEINESADPAERIPVIYRQPGIITSRVTGSFVYDTRQPAANGIDTLSGSQLSLSFALAGLGGDVRTYQPNVSYSKFIPVRRKKSKNPEVFAFRIQAGTIGAFATTDTIRNANSIAFIGGVPVYERYYLGSENDIRGYNSRAIGPIAPFDTYVTTRNIQVATNSFGTPVPITGFPPGSQIPGQLASIGLLTGPDGANPALFTRNFRFIGGDTQLLGNFEYRIPLFGPATLAAFADIGSVFNIRKTGTQRIDSEFLPDDTFLGAGRITALGLINTPVLESSFGSILYYRGRVMTKTDFINEFCRGNRFGCPTSLSPEVQQLYLRGEAQQNSLLRVDDSAFNKISDYRSTVGLELRVQVPIVNVPFRLIYYYNPNGKFGVTQEVPGIFLPGQRSGFRFTVGRTF comes from the coding sequence ATGGCGTCTCCGGTCCTTGCGAATTCGGACACAATCAAGAATGCGAACCCTCTCCCAGAAACAGTCGCAGCTCGACAACAGGTCATCGAAAGCGTGGATATCCAGGGCAATCGCCGATTGCGTGACGACGACCTTATCTATTACATCAAGTCCCGGCCCGGCGACGTTTATGACCCTGTAGCTCTCGAACGCGACCTCCGCGAGCTCCTCTCTCTGAACTTTTTCGACAAGACAGCGACCCGTGTGCTGACGACCCCCGGCGTCCGCGGCGGTGTCAACGTGATCTTTGAGGTCCGCGAATGGCCGATCATTCGCGATCTTGTTTTCACGGGAATGAAGGCCGTCACCGAGTCGGACGTGCTCAAGGCGTTTCGCGAGCAGCGGGCGGGTATTTCGAAGGAAGCGATATACGACCCGGTCAAAGCTCGATCCGCCACCCGCATCCTTCGCGAACTTCTCGCCTCGAAAGGTTATCCGAACGCAAAGGTAAATATCAAAGAAGAAGAGGTTTCGGCGACCTCGATCGCGCTTACATTCGAGGTCGAACAGGGAAACCGCTCGAGGATAATCGACATCGTTTTCGAGGGTAACGAGAAATTCAAGGACGGCGAACTTCGAACGGCATTGCAGCTTGTCAAAGAAACCGGGTTGATATCGCGGTTCAAGGGCCAGGACATACTCGACATGCGCAAGCTGCAGTATGACCTGCAAAAGAACGTGCGTTCTTACATGTTCTCGAAGGGCTATTTTCAGGCCCGGATCGGCGAGCCCGTGGTCGAAGGCCTTGGCGTAAAGCGAACGAGCTTTCTCCCGTTCATCGTTCTCCCGATCCCGATCATTTCGACAAAGGACGATACGCTAAGGATCGTCGTTCCGGTAACTGAAGGGCGAATTTTCCGTGTCGGTGAGCTCAAGGTCGAAGGAAACTCGATCTTCTCCGAACAGCAGATCCTGAGCTACATCGGCTTGAGGTCGGGCGAGATCGCAGACGGCAAACGTCTTCAGGACGCAGTTTACGAAGATCTGAAAAAGGTCTACGGCGGGCAGGGCTTTGTCAATTACAACGCCGAATTCGAACCCAACTTCAAAGACAATCCGACGAACGCTGCCGAAGGGATCGTCGACATCACGATCACTATCGAGGAAGGCAAGCAGTTTTCGCTTCGGCGGCTGGAATTTACCGGCAACACTTTCACCCGCGATCGGGTGATGCGGCGTGAATTTCTGATCAACGAAGGCGATATTTACAATCAGAATTACCTCGAAATATCGATCGCCCGGCTAAACCAAACGCAGTATTTCGACCCGATCGATAAGGATCAGGACGTTGAGATAAGGACAGACGAGGAACAGGGCGACGTTGACCTGATCGTCAAGATCAAGGAAAAAGGAAGGCAGCAGATCTCGTTCAACGGCGGCATTTCGGGCGTCGGCGGTTCGTTTTTCGGCCTCGAATATTCAACGAACAACCTGGCCGGCCGCGGCGAAATATTGTCCTTCAACGTTGGCGCCGGCAACCGTCAGCAGAGCCTTCAGTTCACATATCAGGAACCTTACTTTCGAAACCGTCCGATCTCGGTCGGGTTTTCGCTCTTTGCCTCGCGGTACAAGTTTTTTGGCGAAGGCACGTTTCTGACGCAAAACCAGGACATTCTCAATGACCTGTTCGATCCGCTCGGCCAGGTCCAGACCGACGAAAGCAACCTCTTCACCCAGAGCACGTATGGTGCAACCGTGTTTGCGACCGCACCGCTTTCCGAGCTGTTCTTCAAAAAGCGAAGGTTCACCCAGTTTTCACGTGTCGGGCTGACCTATCAGTTTTCGACCACTTCGATAGAAGATCCCGAGATCAACGAATCAGCCGATCCGGCGGAACGGATCCCGGTCATCTATCGTCAGCCGGGCATCATCACCAGCCGCGTGACCGGCTCATTCGTATATGATACGCGGCAGCCGGCAGCAAACGGCATCGACACCCTGAGCGGATCGCAGCTTAGCCTTTCGTTCGCATTGGCCGGGCTCGGCGGCGACGTCCGAACATATCAGCCGAACGTTTCTTATTCGAAGTTCATCCCGGTCCGTAGAAAGAAATCTAAGAACCCTGAGGTGTTTGCTTTCAGGATACAGGCAGGAACCATCGGCGCATTTGCAACGACCGATACGATCCGAAATGCCAACTCGATCGCGTTCATCGGCGGCGTACCGGTCTATGAGCGTTATTATCTCGGAAGCGAGAATGACATTCGCGGCTACAACTCGCGAGCGATCGGGCCGATAGCCCCGTTCGACACATATGTCACGACCCGCAACATCCAGGTGGCGACGAATAGTTTTGGAACCCCCGTTCCGATCACAGGCTTTCCGCCGGGATCGCAGATACCGGGCCAACTCGCCTCGATAGGATTGCTTACCGGCCCTGACGGAGCCAATCCCGCACTTTTCACCCGAAATTTCCGGTTTATCGGCGGCGATACACAGTTGCTTGGGAACTTTGAATACCGCATCCCGCTCTTTGGGCCTGCAACGCTCGCCGCATTTGCCGATATCGGCAGCGTTTTCAACATCAGGAAGACCGGGACACAAAGGATCGACAGCGAATTTCTGCCTGATGACACTTTTCTCGGGGCGGGCCGGATAACCGCCCTGGGGCTGATAAATACTCCGGTCCTTGAAAGCAGTTTCGGCAGCATCCTCTATTACCGCGGCCGCGTGATGACGAAGACCGACTTTATCAACGAGTTTTGCCGGGGCAACAGGTTCGGCTGCCCGACCTCGCTTTCGCCCGAAGTGCAGCAGCTTTACCTCCGCGGCGAAGCCCAGCAGAACTCGCTCTTGAGGGTCGATGACAGTGCTTTCAATAAGATCAGTGACTACAGGTCGACCGTTGGCCTCGAACTGAGGGTTCAGGTGCCGATCGTCAATGTTCCGTTTCGTTTGATCTATTATTACAACCCTAACGGGAAGTTCGGCGTGACACAGGAAGTTCCCGGTATATTCCTTCCGGGTCAGCGGAGCGGCTTCCGATTTACGGTAGGCAGGACGTTCTAA
- the fabZ gene encoding 3-hydroxyacyl-ACP dehydratase FabZ: MTIYDSIAIQAILPHRHPFLLVDKIIELEPRVRIVGVKQVTINEPFFAGHFPEAPVMPGVLQIEALAQVGAILALREMDDRESKIPFFSGIEDAKFRRPVVPGDTLILEVTALRIGSKVQKMRGVATVDGNVTAEAVIVSVIADRK, from the coding sequence ATGACAATTTACGATTCGATCGCGATACAGGCGATACTTCCTCACCGCCATCCGTTTCTTCTGGTTGACAAGATCATCGAACTCGAGCCGCGCGTACGCATCGTCGGCGTCAAGCAAGTGACGATCAACGAACCGTTCTTTGCCGGACACTTTCCCGAAGCTCCGGTCATGCCAGGCGTCCTGCAGATCGAAGCACTCGCGCAGGTCGGAGCCATACTCGCTTTGCGTGAGATGGACGATCGCGAATCGAAGATCCCGTTCTTTAGCGGCATCGAAGACGCAAAGTTTCGCAGGCCCGTCGTTCCCGGCGACACTCTGATCCTCGAGGTGACCGCACTCCGTATCGGCTCGAAAGTGCAAAAGATGCGCGGTGTCGCGACCGTCGATGGCAATGTAACGGCCGAAGCTGTGATAGTAAGCGTGATCGCCGACCGCAAGTAA
- a CDS encoding succinate dehydrogenase — protein MASNLVSITRRGFGETTRRDRWWLQSLATFLGFSAFIVYSTWAAFQGEHYTYGPYLSPMYSPLIWEAAGQPISTHSWFGAWPAWMPNIILPLTPAFLILWAPGGFRFTCYYYRGAYYKAFWADPPACAVGEPRHEYRGEKKFPLIFQNIHRYFLYVAIVFIGILAYDAVAATQFSDGFGIGVGTLVLTMNVILLGGYTFGCHSLRHLVGGGCDVLSDKPVRQGLWNWVSKLNRRHMLFAWMSLFWVGFSDFYVRMVSMGYWTDFRLF, from the coding sequence ATGGCATCGAACTTGGTTTCAATCACGCGGCGCGGTTTTGGCGAGACAACGCGTCGTGACCGATGGTGGCTGCAGTCGCTGGCAACATTTCTCGGCTTTTCGGCGTTCATTGTCTATTCGACGTGGGCCGCGTTCCAGGGTGAGCATTACACCTACGGGCCGTACCTTTCGCCGATGTATTCGCCGCTGATCTGGGAGGCCGCAGGACAGCCGATCTCGACACACTCCTGGTTTGGGGCGTGGCCTGCATGGATGCCGAACATTATCCTGCCGCTTACGCCCGCCTTCCTGATCCTGTGGGCGCCAGGCGGATTTAGGTTTACGTGCTATTACTATCGCGGTGCGTACTACAAGGCATTTTGGGCCGATCCGCCCGCCTGTGCGGTCGGCGAACCGCGGCACGAATATCGCGGCGAGAAGAAGTTTCCGCTGATCTTCCAGAATATCCATCGATACTTCCTGTACGTTGCGATCGTCTTCATCGGAATTCTCGCTTACGACGCCGTCGCCGCAACACAATTCTCCGACGGCTTCGGCATTGGGGTAGGAACGCTGGTGCTGACGATGAACGTCATCCTGCTCGGCGGATACACATTCGGCTGTCATAGCTTGCGGCATCTGGTCGGCGGCGGATGCGATGTGCTTTCCGACAAGCCCGTACGGCAAGGATTGTGGAATTGGGTCAGCAAGCTGAACCGCCGGCATATGCTCTTTGCGTGGATGTCTCTGTTCTGGGTCGGCTTCTCGGACTTCTACGTGCGGATGGTGTCGATGGGATATTGGACGGACTTTCGACTGTTCTAA
- a CDS encoding 1-(5-phosphoribosyl)-5-[(5-phosphoribosylamino)methylideneamino] imidazole-4-carboxamide isomerase, translated as MIQIIPAIDLIGGRCVRLTEGDFGSVRAYDQSPVETARRFEDAGLERLHIVDLDGARSGRPVNLQVLREISAGTGLTIDFGGGIKTDDDIAAVFDAGASIASIGSVAVRSAESLDRWIGQYGADRILLGADVRDGNVSIDGWQTRTDLAVVPFLEKWMEKGIDRAFVTDISKDGGLAGTGIGIYREIVAALPGLELIASGGVASMADIFELDETGCSGVIVGKALYEGRISLEELTAYVG; from the coding sequence ATGATCCAGATAATACCGGCGATCGATCTTATCGGCGGCAGATGTGTTCGCTTGACCGAGGGTGATTTCGGTTCGGTCAGGGCCTACGACCAGAGCCCGGTCGAAACCGCCAGACGCTTCGAGGACGCGGGCCTTGAGCGCCTTCATATTGTCGATCTCGATGGTGCGCGGTCGGGCCGCCCGGTCAATCTTCAGGTTCTAAGGGAAATTTCTGCGGGAACCGGCCTCACGATCGATTTCGGCGGAGGTATAAAGACTGACGACGACATCGCTGCGGTCTTTGATGCCGGAGCCTCGATCGCGAGTATCGGCAGCGTTGCAGTTCGGTCGGCCGAGAGCCTTGACCGATGGATCGGCCAATACGGTGCCGACCGGATATTGCTCGGGGCGGATGTACGCGACGGAAATGTGTCGATCGACGGTTGGCAGACCCGAACAGATCTGGCCGTTGTCCCGTTTCTCGAAAAGTGGATGGAGAAAGGGATCGATCGGGCGTTCGTTACCGATATCTCAAAAGATGGCGGGCTCGCCGGCACCGGGATCGGGATCTACCGCGAGATAGTCGCGGCGCTTCCCGGACTCGAACTTATCGCGAGCGGCGGCGTCGCCTCGATGGCAGACATCTTCGAACTCGACGAGACAGGCTGCAGCGGTGTAATAGTCGGCAAGGCTCTCTACGAAGGCCGAATCAGCCTCGAGGAATTAACGGCATATGTTGGCTAA
- the lpxA gene encoding acyl-ACP--UDP-N-acetylglucosamine O-acyltransferase — translation MSTFIHDTAIVADGAVLGTGCYIGPFSTVGAEVSLGDGVRLDSHVVIDGKTTVGDETHIFPFVSIGLAPQDLKYGGEPTATSIGKRNHIREFVTIHRGTAGGGGLTQIGDDNLFMAQAHVAHDCQIGNEVIMANAATLAGHVEIADRANVGAYSGVHQFCRIGLEAFVGGYSVVVKDAPPFATIQGNHAKCYGLNRVGMKRRGYPRSTIEKLNHAYHLLLTAKLNTTQALERIRQEITDCPEVDLLVNFIETSKRGVVK, via the coding sequence ATGTCGACCTTCATTCACGATACCGCGATAGTCGCTGACGGGGCCGTCCTCGGAACCGGCTGCTACATTGGCCCTTTTTCGACAGTTGGGGCCGAGGTCTCGCTTGGCGACGGTGTCAGGCTCGATTCTCACGTCGTGATCGACGGCAAGACCACCGTCGGCGATGAAACCCATATCTTTCCGTTCGTGTCGATCGGATTGGCTCCACAGGACCTGAAATATGGAGGCGAACCGACCGCAACATCGATAGGTAAACGAAACCATATTCGCGAATTCGTGACGATCCATCGCGGAACTGCGGGCGGCGGCGGATTGACGCAGATCGGGGACGATAATCTCTTTATGGCGCAGGCCCATGTTGCACACGACTGCCAGATAGGGAACGAGGTGATCATGGCAAACGCTGCGACACTCGCCGGCCATGTCGAGATCGCCGACCGTGCAAATGTCGGGGCTTATTCCGGCGTTCACCAATTTTGCCGTATCGGGCTTGAGGCGTTCGTCGGGGGTTATTCGGTCGTCGTCAAGGACGCCCCGCCTTTTGCGACCATTCAGGGCAACCATGCAAAGTGCTACGGGCTGAACCGCGTAGGGATGAAGCGGCGGGGATATCCGCGTTCAACGATCGAGAAACTGAATCACGCCTACCATTTGCTCCTGACCGCAAAACTGAATACCACACAGGCCTTGGAACGCATTCGGCAGGAGATCACCGATTGCCCTGAGGTCGATCTACTTGTGAATTTCATCGAGACCTCAAAGCGCGGCGTCGTTAAATGA
- a CDS encoding OmpH family outer membrane protein gives MKRFSFLGISLVLAAVFAFSASAQTTAAPAKIGWIDTGAFANEKEGIKRFTNAMTALGNEARPKEQELIGIQTRVNTIAEELRKLSGQPANIPVDQNAVRSKQDEGARLQREFEFKKKEYDAFIEKRSGEVLGPINQDIGKAIGEFAKQKGYVVVFDIDKLAQAGAILMLDPAADITKEFITFYNARPAGAATAAAPR, from the coding sequence ATGAAAAGATTTAGTTTCTTGGGCATCAGTTTGGTTCTTGCGGCGGTGTTCGCGTTCTCGGCTTCGGCCCAGACAACGGCCGCACCGGCTAAGATCGGTTGGATCGACACCGGTGCATTTGCCAACGAAAAAGAAGGAATCAAGCGATTTACGAATGCAATGACCGCGCTCGGTAACGAAGCCAGGCCGAAAGAGCAGGAGCTGATCGGAATCCAGACCCGCGTCAACACGATCGCCGAAGAGCTGAGAAAACTCAGCGGACAGCCTGCAAATATCCCTGTCGATCAGAATGCCGTCCGGTCAAAACAGGACGAAGGAGCCCGACTTCAACGCGAATTCGAATTCAAAAAGAAAGAATACGATGCGTTCATCGAGAAACGCAGCGGCGAGGTCCTTGGGCCGATCAACCAGGATATCGGTAAGGCGATCGGCGAATTTGCCAAGCAGAAGGGTTATGTCGTTGTATTCGACATCGACAAGCTCGCACAGGCAGGAGCGATCTTGATGCTCGATCCGGCGGCCGACATCACAAAGGAATTCATTACTTTCTACAATGCCCGGCCGGCAGGCGCAGCTACCGCAGCCGCACCTCGCTAG
- the hisF gene encoding imidazole glycerol phosphate synthase subunit HisF yields the protein MLAKRIIPCLDVRDNRTVKGTNFVGLRDAGDPVELAGIYSRSGADELVFLDITATNEKRKTLVDLVRRLGSEINIPFTVGGGISDVGDIGALLDAGADKISINTAAVRDPQLIAEAARHFGSQCVVLAIDAKATPAGWRVFLNGGREATEIDPVEFAMKGAELGAGEILLTSMNADGTKSGFETALTREVSTKVAVPVIASGGAGKMDDFADVLISGRADAALAASVFHFGEIGVPELKSFLRMRGIEVRI from the coding sequence ATGTTGGCTAAACGGATCATCCCGTGTCTCGACGTTCGTGATAACCGAACGGTAAAAGGGACCAATTTTGTCGGCCTCCGCGACGCAGGCGACCCCGTCGAACTTGCGGGCATCTACAGCCGCAGCGGAGCGGACGAGCTTGTGTTCCTGGACATAACCGCGACGAACGAGAAACGCAAGACGCTCGTCGACCTCGTTCGCCGCCTCGGCTCAGAGATCAATATCCCGTTCACGGTCGGTGGCGGGATATCGGACGTTGGGGATATCGGTGCCCTGCTCGACGCCGGTGCCGACAAGATCTCGATAAACACCGCCGCGGTTCGCGATCCGCAGCTGATCGCCGAGGCAGCCCGTCATTTTGGGTCGCAGTGTGTCGTCCTCGCGATCGACGCTAAGGCGACCCCGGCCGGTTGGCGTGTTTTTTTGAATGGAGGCCGGGAAGCGACCGAGATCGACCCCGTAGAGTTTGCAATGAAAGGCGCGGAACTCGGCGCCGGCGAGATCCTCCTTACATCAATGAACGCCGATGGAACGAAGTCAGGTTTTGAGACCGCTTTGACGCGTGAGGTCTCAACAAAGGTAGCGGTCCCGGTGATCGCATCCGGCGGGGCAGGAAAGATGGATGATTTTGCCGACGTTCTCATCAGCGGACGTGCCGATGCGGCCCTTGCGGCGAGCGTTTTTCACTTTGGCGAGATCGGCGTACCAGAACTCAAATCGTTCCTGCGTATGCGTGGGATCGAGGTTAGAATATGA
- a CDS encoding bifunctional phosphoribosyl-AMP cyclohydrolase/phosphoribosyl-ATP diphosphatase HisIE encodes MKLEFGKYRDGLVPAIVQDPISGNVLMLGFMNEEAVERTIETRRVTFFSRSRNRLWTKGETSGNFLELESLHSDCDNDTLLIKARPLGPVCHTGQGTCFGETGDERAGSLGFLKTLADVIANRRLSADPDSYVAALFGKGLNAVAQKVGEEAVELVIAAKDEDLEAFRSEAADLLFHYLLLLDEKGVTLDEVIGVLAARQKRSFNDAAL; translated from the coding sequence ATGAAACTCGAATTTGGAAAATACAGGGACGGGCTTGTGCCTGCCATCGTTCAGGACCCGATCTCGGGAAACGTGTTGATGCTCGGCTTTATGAACGAAGAGGCCGTTGAGAGAACGATCGAGACCCGCCGGGTGACCTTCTTTTCGCGTTCGCGTAATCGGCTTTGGACCAAAGGCGAGACCAGCGGGAATTTTCTCGAACTCGAATCGCTTCACTCTGATTGCGACAATGACACGCTCCTGATAAAGGCACGGCCTTTGGGTCCGGTCTGCCATACGGGACAAGGGACGTGCTTTGGCGAGACGGGTGACGAGCGGGCCGGATCGCTCGGTTTCCTCAAGACTCTCGCGGACGTGATAGCAAACCGTCGTCTCAGCGCCGACCCTGATTCATACGTTGCCGCATTGTTCGGAAAGGGCCTGAATGCCGTCGCTCAAAAGGTCGGCGAGGAGGCTGTCGAGCTTGTCATCGCCGCAAAGGACGAAGACCTCGAGGCGTTCAGGTCAGAGGCTGCCGACCTTTTGTTCCATTATCTTTTGTTGCTCGATGAGAAAGGTGTGACGCTCGATGAGGTCATTGGCGTACTTGCCGCCCGGCAAAAACGATCATTTAACGACGCCGCGCTTTGA
- a CDS encoding FAD-binding protein: MSDYITYEHDVLVIGAGGAGLRAAIEASAAGVSVGTIVLSLNAILLAGYTFGCHSLRHLVGGGCDVLWDKPVRRGLWNWVSKLNRNHMLFAWMSLFWVGFSDFYVRMCSMGVFTDYRIF, translated from the coding sequence ATGTCAGATTACATAACATACGAACACGACGTCCTAGTCATCGGTGCCGGTGGCGCGGGGCTGCGGGCGGCTATCGAGGCGAGTGCGGCCGGCGTCAGCGTCGGGACGATCGTTCTGTCGCTGAACGCGATCCTGCTTGCGGGCTATACATTCGGCTGTCATAGCTTGCGGCATCTCGTCGGCGGCGGATGCGATGTGCTCTGGGACAAGCCAGTACGTCGCGGATTGTGGAATTGGGTCAGCAAGCTGAACCGAAATCATATGCTCTTCGCGTGGATGAGCTTGTTCTGGGTGGGTTTCTCAGATTTCTACGTGCGGATGTGTTCGATGGGTGTCTTTACGGATTACAGAATTTTTTGA
- a CDS encoding fumarate reductase/succinate dehydrogenase flavoprotein subunit, with product MTDYTTFEHDVLVIGAGGAGLRAAIEASAAGVSVGLICKSLLGKAHTVMAEGGMAAAMGNVDDRDNWKVHFSDTMRGGQYVNNWRMAELHAKEAPDRVRELEAWGAVFDRTKDGKILQRNFGGHRYPRLAHVGDRTGLELIRTLQDHGIHQGIDVHMEVTVISLLKDGDRVVGCFAYEREHGRFRVFKAKAVILATGGVGRAYKITSNSWEGTGDGHALAYHAGAELIDMEFIQFHPTGMVWPPSVRGILVTEGVRGEGGILKNNLGERFMFNDIPANYKDQTADNEEEGWRYVTGDKNARRPPELLTRDHVARCINREVKAGRGSPHGGVFLDIAWIKEKIQNAPEHIKRKLPSMYHQFMQLANLDITTTPMEVGPTTHYIMGGIRVDADTQASTLPGLFAAGECASGINGANRLGGNSLSDLIVFGKRAGEYAAQFAKENGHGSMDVAQIEAEAKRALEPFERDGGENPFAIQHDLQEMMQDLVGIVRQEIEMLEALDGLEKLNFRAANTFVPGNIDFNPGWHTALDLRNLLTVSEAITLSAIERKESRGGQFRDDYPEKDPEFGKVNIAVRQVDGKMQVSRIPIPEMPVELKQVIEEMG from the coding sequence ATGACGGATTACACAACATTCGAACACGACGTTCTAGTTATCGGTGCCGGTGGAGCTGGATTGCGGGCGGCGATCGAGGCGAGCGCGGCCGGCGTCAGCGTCGGGCTGATATGCAAATCGCTGCTTGGCAAGGCTCACACGGTGATGGCCGAGGGCGGGATGGCCGCGGCGATGGGCAACGTCGACGACCGCGACAATTGGAAGGTTCATTTTTCCGATACGATGCGCGGCGGCCAGTATGTCAATAACTGGCGTATGGCCGAGCTTCACGCCAAGGAAGCACCGGACCGCGTACGCGAACTCGAGGCCTGGGGAGCCGTGTTCGACCGGACAAAGGACGGCAAGATCCTTCAGCGAAACTTCGGCGGGCATCGGTATCCGCGTCTTGCGCACGTTGGCGACCGCACCGGACTCGAACTCATCCGCACGCTGCAGGATCACGGCATCCATCAGGGCATTGATGTTCACATGGAAGTGACGGTGATCTCGCTGCTCAAAGACGGCGACCGCGTTGTCGGCTGCTTTGCGTATGAACGCGAGCACGGGCGTTTTCGCGTTTTCAAAGCCAAAGCCGTAATTCTTGCGACCGGCGGCGTCGGCCGCGCTTACAAGATCACTTCGAACTCTTGGGAAGGAACCGGCGACGGCCATGCACTCGCTTATCACGCGGGAGCCGAGCTGATCGATATGGAGTTCATCCAGTTTCACCCGACCGGCATGGTCTGGCCGCCGTCAGTCCGCGGCATTCTCGTGACCGAAGGCGTCCGCGGCGAGGGCGGCATCCTCAAGAACAACCTCGGCGAGCGGTTCATGTTCAACGACATCCCGGCAAACTATAAGGATCAGACCGCCGATAACGAGGAAGAAGGCTGGCGATACGTCACCGGGGACAAGAACGCACGCCGTCCGCCTGAGCTGTTGACCCGCGACCATGTCGCGCGATGTATCAACCGCGAAGTAAAGGCGGGCCGCGGTTCGCCGCACGGCGGTGTTTTCCTCGATATCGCCTGGATCAAAGAAAAGATCCAGAACGCGCCCGAACACATCAAACGCAAGCTGCCGTCGATGTACCATCAGTTCATGCAGCTCGCGAATCTCGACATCACGACGACGCCGATGGAGGTCGGCCCGACGACCCATTACATCATGGGCGGCATCCGCGTCGATGCCGATACGCAGGCCTCGACCTTGCCTGGCCTGTTCGCTGCCGGCGAGTGTGCATCCGGCATCAACGGTGCAAATAGGCTTGGAGGCAACTCGCTCTCCGACCTGATCGTCTTTGGCAAACGGGCCGGCGAATATGCCGCGCAATTTGCAAAGGAGAACGGCCACGGCTCGATGGACGTCGCCCAGATCGAAGCCGAAGCAAAACGCGCACTTGAGCCCTTCGAGCGTGACGGCGGCGAGAACCCTTTTGCGATACAGCACGACCTGCAGGAGATGATGCAGGATCTGGTCGGCATCGTCCGGCAAGAGATCGAGATGCTCGAGGCATTGGATGGCCTTGAAAAACTGAATTTCCGGGCCGCAAACACCTTCGTCCCCGGAAATATCGATTTCAATCCCGGCTGGCATACGGCGCTTGACCTCAGAAACCTGCTCACCGTTTCAGAAGCGATAACCCTATCTGCGATCGAACGCAAAGAGAGCCGCGGCGGACAGTTTCGCGACGATTACCCGGAAAAGGATCCGGAATTTGGCAAGGTCAATATCGCGGTAAGGCAGGTTGACGGCAAAATGCAGGTCTCGCGGATACCGATCCCGGAAATGCCTGTAGAGTTGAAACAAGTTATAGAGGAAATGGGGTAA